A section of the Acidobacteriota bacterium genome encodes:
- the boxC gene encoding 2,3-epoxybenzoyl-CoA dihydrolase: MAVINFETSPEQYHHWKLSIDGQVATLAMDVDEEETLAEGYKLKLNSYDLGVDIELADMIQRLRFEHPEVKVAIITSLKPRIFCAGANIYMLGHSTHAAKVNFCKFTNETRCAIEDASSHSGQRYIAALNGTASGGGYELAIACDEIYLVDDGNSAVSLPEVPLLGVLPGTGGLTRLVDKRRIRRDIADVFSTLAEGFKAKRAKASGLIDGFFSTSKFQEGINERVKILIESTHPITETGIKLQPLKIADSETLRAYEYVALNFHREQRYADLTISVPDTPQPTEPETIKALGDSYWALQAYRELDNALLHLRVNEPEIGLVCLRTKGNPEQLLSIDATLNKHRDHWLIREIILHMARVLRRLDLTAKSFFAIVEPGSCFAGNLLEVALAADRIYMLDDPAQKIELITSSLNDSALPMSNRLSRLQSRFLATPERVAEILEQQRFDTKAALEAGLVTSAPDDLDWDDEIRLAIEERTSLSPDALTGMEASLRFAGPETQDTKIFGRLTAWQNWIFQRPNATGEHGALTNYGKPTQPKFDYRRT; this comes from the coding sequence ATGGCAGTTATTAATTTTGAAACTTCTCCAGAGCAATATCACCACTGGAAGCTGTCCATTGACGGGCAGGTAGCAACCTTGGCAATGGACGTCGATGAAGAGGAAACCCTGGCGGAGGGTTATAAATTGAAACTCAACTCCTATGATTTAGGGGTTGATATCGAACTCGCCGATATGATTCAGCGACTGCGATTCGAGCACCCAGAGGTCAAGGTGGCGATCATCACCAGTCTCAAACCGCGAATCTTCTGCGCGGGCGCTAATATTTACATGCTTGGTCATTCAACTCATGCAGCCAAAGTCAATTTCTGCAAATTCACCAATGAAACCCGCTGCGCCATTGAAGATGCTTCAAGTCATTCAGGTCAACGCTACATTGCAGCTTTAAATGGCACAGCCTCAGGCGGTGGCTATGAACTCGCCATTGCCTGTGATGAAATCTATCTGGTTGATGATGGGAACTCTGCCGTGTCGCTTCCCGAAGTCCCGTTACTTGGTGTCTTGCCCGGCACTGGCGGACTCACACGACTTGTCGATAAACGCAGAATTCGCCGCGATATTGCCGATGTCTTCTCAACCCTTGCCGAAGGCTTCAAAGCCAAACGCGCCAAAGCCAGCGGACTTATCGATGGCTTTTTCTCTACTTCAAAATTTCAAGAGGGCATCAATGAACGGGTTAAAATCTTAATCGAATCAACCCACCCGATAACCGAAACCGGTATCAAATTACAGCCATTAAAAATTGCGGATTCTGAAACCCTTCGTGCTTATGAATATGTCGCTTTAAACTTTCATCGAGAGCAACGCTACGCCGACCTAACTATATCCGTGCCCGATACCCCGCAACCCACTGAACCGGAAACCATCAAAGCCTTGGGCGATAGTTACTGGGCGCTTCAGGCTTACCGGGAACTTGATAACGCACTCTTGCATCTGCGCGTCAATGAACCTGAAATCGGGCTGGTCTGTTTGCGAACCAAAGGCAATCCCGAACAGCTTCTCTCCATTGATGCAACCCTCAATAAACATCGCGATCATTGGTTGATTCGTGAAATCATCTTACACATGGCGCGGGTGCTGCGCCGTTTGGATCTCACAGCTAAAAGTTTTTTTGCCATCGTCGAACCCGGCAGTTGTTTTGCCGGAAATTTATTAGAGGTGGCGCTCGCAGCTGATCGCATCTATATGCTGGACGACCCGGCGCAAAAAATCGAACTGATTACCAGTTCTTTAAATGATTCGGCGTTACCGATGAGCAACCGGCTTTCGCGGCTGCAATCGCGCTTTCTTGCCACCCCTGAGCGCGTCGCAGAGATTCTCGAACAACAACGCTTCGACACCAAAGCGGCTCTGGAAGCCGGTTTGGTGACTTCTGCGCCTGACGATCTCGACTGGGACGATGAAATCCGTCTGGCAATCGAAGAACGCACTTCCCTGTCGCCGGATGCCTTAACCGGCATGGAAGCCTCTTTGCGGTTTGCCGGTCCTGAAACACAGGACACCAAAATTTTCGGACGCTTGACGGCATGGCAAAACTGGATTTTTCAAAGACCGAATGCCACAGGCGAACACGGGGCGCTGACGAATTATGGCAAGCCCACACAACCGAAATTTGATTATCGAAGAACCTAA
- the tssM gene encoding type VI secretion system membrane subunit TssM → MSDHGSQIKSYLGISAIISLYGIASLIVLYAGPMFGIGLTYQIVIIALLLLTWPIALIINHFRKGKDESAALPEPAPGGSAISPQGGTAPARVFDELVRGTEEVVQWLKGSKLGAAKGVEPIYSLPWFVVAGPPAQGKTSLLLSSRLDFHALPSQRHSELGLIRPTRDCEWRVTNTAVYLDTAGRYQTEGPDSNEWSSLIETLKKYRKARPLDGFVVAVSLPRILAASDPEIEQLSKTLRARLDEVILRTQVRFPVYLVFTHADALPGFGEFFAPYGEGERAQVWGATIPLEQAPNAHALFDIELDYLYDALMRCRLERLSLPAPPPEQLAVFDFPIRFAEARRKLGQFASALFRPNPFSEKPLLRGFYFTSSGANKIPGVQPDAAPTTAGNGFFSEVFFKDVLFRDRDIAASFQAAKENPHRLRTIGLAVATTLTFLLSAALLISFFNNRDLVARARHAGVDVEKNVQIYANKDFTKRSLQETQVEFQALDNLRDILVRLEDYEKNSPPLTYRFGLYSGNAVLPYLRTIYFDAIHQRFLKPSFEALEADLQRFAAGERSLKPTITGGGLSAAISTNSSTNQATSVNEDLGIYYDRLKTYLMLSDYRKKNEAAFLVGQLADYWKKNAPVELEKSALEHLSFYATIAGLETAPHYQANEKLIGESQQRLISYPPSNRFYKRTIGEIGARIQPLSVDSILEGRTTGSLKGSYLVQGSFTLVGYKEFEKAIPEAAAKIKEEDWVMGSVRGETQDQNISDEELKKKLWSFYFSDYAQEWRKFLHGLNVQEPRTKQDSIDTLRELAANNSPMKRVMEEVSRQTKLSQAKSEGWWGWITGLFSSQANSNTNVSEVEKDFDPLYKFTNSEGSKESPAISAYLTILTTMRDGLGDPSKSVLTQKEGENLQKAEQQIGNLLATFTTAATSEAGRVLRQPLSRIREMGNVGELDQITQIWRNQLYPLAVRLQDGYPFSASGEVAITELAGFLNPQDGKFSQFFKEKLATSFEDVNGQYTLKESGAFRLTPEFIKYLNEVRQLQEALFPNGSKEANFSGTLSIDPAAGDAVIEIGNDRVSQTTPSVKFNWPPKTGASGARISFTQGGDKAWTGDWGLFKMFQEGSGGNSSPQGDGQFQLIWRVGAGSIKAKLNTGDKNPFRILNLCRQMKVPERIRE, encoded by the coding sequence ATGTCCGACCATGGCAGTCAAATAAAGTCCTATCTGGGAATTTCAGCAATTATTTCCTTATATGGCATCGCCTCGCTGATTGTGCTCTATGCGGGGCCGATGTTTGGTATAGGGCTTACGTATCAAATTGTCATCATTGCCCTGTTACTGCTGACCTGGCCGATTGCCCTGATTATCAATCATTTCAGAAAAGGGAAAGACGAAAGTGCCGCGTTGCCTGAACCGGCACCCGGAGGTTCAGCAATTTCCCCGCAGGGAGGCACCGCGCCGGCGCGCGTATTTGACGAACTGGTGAGGGGAACCGAAGAGGTCGTTCAATGGCTGAAAGGGTCAAAACTTGGAGCCGCGAAGGGCGTTGAACCCATCTACAGCTTACCCTGGTTTGTGGTTGCTGGTCCTCCTGCACAGGGAAAAACCTCGCTGTTGCTCTCTTCAAGACTCGATTTTCATGCGCTTCCCAGTCAAAGACATTCCGAACTGGGACTCATTCGCCCAACCCGCGATTGTGAATGGCGAGTGACCAATACCGCCGTGTATCTGGATACCGCAGGGCGTTACCAGACCGAAGGACCGGATAGCAACGAATGGTCTTCGCTGATCGAAACGCTAAAAAAATATCGAAAAGCTCGACCGCTTGATGGCTTTGTTGTGGCTGTGAGTTTACCCAGAATTCTTGCTGCCAGCGACCCGGAAATTGAACAACTATCAAAGACCTTGCGGGCGCGACTTGATGAAGTCATTTTGCGAACTCAGGTGAGATTTCCGGTTTATCTGGTGTTTACCCATGCCGACGCGCTTCCCGGTTTTGGCGAATTTTTTGCGCCATACGGAGAAGGGGAACGCGCGCAGGTTTGGGGGGCGACCATTCCGCTTGAACAAGCGCCCAATGCGCACGCGCTCTTCGATATCGAATTGGATTATCTCTATGATGCCTTGATGCGTTGTCGCCTGGAGCGGTTAAGTTTGCCTGCGCCGCCACCGGAACAACTGGCGGTTTTTGATTTTCCGATTCGTTTTGCCGAAGCCCGCAGGAAACTCGGACAATTTGCCTCGGCGCTGTTCAGACCGAATCCCTTCAGCGAAAAGCCACTGCTCAGGGGATTCTATTTTACCAGCAGCGGTGCCAATAAAATTCCCGGTGTTCAACCGGATGCGGCTCCGACAACTGCCGGTAATGGATTCTTTTCCGAAGTTTTTTTCAAAGATGTTCTATTCAGAGATCGCGATATTGCTGCCTCCTTTCAAGCCGCCAAAGAAAATCCCCATCGCCTGCGAACCATCGGATTGGCTGTGGCAACGACTCTGACCTTTCTGCTTTCGGCAGCCCTTTTGATTTCATTTTTTAATAACCGGGATTTAGTCGCGCGGGCACGACATGCCGGCGTGGACGTTGAAAAAAACGTGCAGATTTACGCCAATAAAGATTTCACGAAACGCTCGCTTCAGGAGACGCAGGTTGAATTTCAGGCGCTCGATAATCTGCGCGATATTCTGGTCAGGCTTGAAGATTACGAGAAAAATTCTCCTCCCTTAACTTATCGATTCGGCTTGTATTCGGGAAATGCGGTTCTCCCGTATTTAAGAACCATCTATTTTGATGCCATCCACCAGAGATTTTTAAAACCTTCATTCGAGGCATTGGAAGCCGATTTGCAGAGGTTTGCGGCAGGGGAGCGCAGCCTTAAACCGACGATAACCGGTGGCGGATTATCCGCGGCAATCTCGACGAATTCCTCGACCAATCAAGCAACCTCTGTCAATGAAGATTTGGGCATTTATTATGACCGCTTGAAAACTTATTTAATGCTCAGCGATTATCGCAAAAAAAACGAGGCGGCTTTCCTGGTCGGGCAATTGGCAGATTACTGGAAGAAGAATGCGCCGGTTGAATTGGAAAAATCCGCGTTAGAACATCTCAGTTTCTATGCCACTATCGCGGGACTTGAAACCGCGCCGCACTATCAGGCAAATGAAAAATTGATTGGCGAATCGCAACAGCGATTAATTTCCTATCCTCCCAGCAATCGTTTTTACAAGCGAACCATTGGGGAAATCGGCGCGCGCATTCAACCCCTCAGTGTCGATTCCATACTGGAAGGACGAACCACCGGGTCTTTGAAAGGTTCCTATCTGGTTCAGGGAAGTTTTACGCTTGTCGGATATAAGGAATTTGAAAAGGCGATTCCCGAAGCCGCGGCAAAAATCAAAGAAGAAGACTGGGTGATGGGGAGTGTGCGCGGTGAAACCCAGGATCAGAATATCAGTGATGAAGAATTGAAGAAAAAACTCTGGTCGTTTTACTTTTCCGATTATGCACAGGAGTGGCGCAAGTTTTTGCACGGACTGAATGTTCAGGAACCCAGAACCAAACAGGATTCCATTGATACGCTGAGAGAACTGGCTGCCAACAATTCGCCAATGAAACGGGTGATGGAAGAGGTCAGCCGACAAACCAAATTGTCGCAGGCGAAAAGCGAAGGGTGGTGGGGATGGATTACAGGGCTGTTCTCATCGCAGGCAAACAGCAATACCAATGTCAGTGAAGTTGAAAAAGATTTCGACCCATTATACAAATTTACCAACTCGGAAGGCTCAAAAGAATCACCGGCGATTTCTGCCTATCTGACGATATTAACTACCATGCGCGATGGGCTGGGCGATCCTTCAAAATCCGTGCTTACGCAAAAAGAGGGCGAGAACCTGCAAAAAGCTGAACAACAAATCGGTAATCTCCTGGCAACTTTTACGACGGCTGCGACCTCGGAAGCCGGTCGCGTGCTGAGGCAACCGTTGAGTCGGATTCGCGAGATGGGCAATGTAGGTGAATTAGACCAGATTACGCAAATTTGGCGCAATCAATTATATCCGCTGGCTGTGAGGTTGCAGGATGGCTATCCTTTTTCTGCATCAGGGGAAGTCGCCATCACCGAACTTGCGGGATTCCTCAATCCGCAGGACGGGAAATTTTCTCAATTTTTTAAAGAAAAACTGGCGACCTCTTTTGAAGATGTGAACGGTCAATATACATTGAAAGAATCGGGGGCTTTCCGGTTGACGCCGGAGTTCATTAAATACCTGAACGAAGTGCGACAACTTCAGGAAGCTTTATTTCCGAATGGTTCAAAAGAAGCGAATTTCAGCGGCACGCTTTCAATAGACCCGGCGGCGGGCGATGCGGTAATTGAGATTGGCAATGATCGCGTCAGTCAAACAACGCCATCAGTAAAGTTCAACTGGCCGCCAAAGACTGGCGCGTCAGGAGCCAGAATTTCATTTACTCAAGGCGGAGATAAAGCCTGGACTGGCGACTGGGGATTATTCAAGATGTTCCAGGAGGGAAGCGGTGGCAATAGTTCGCCGCAAGGCGACGGGCAATTTCAATTAATCTGGCGAGTCGGTGCTGGGAGCATCAAAGCCAAACTCAATACTGGCGATAAGAATCCCTTTAGAATTTTAAATCTTTGTCGGCAGATGAAAGTACCTGAGCGGATTCGAGAATAA
- the icmH gene encoding type IVB secretion system protein IcmH/DotU, with product MSRKPAWLDNNLVSLATPVFDLILQVKANLVIPSVEMRQAINAMLQQMEQQAESLGFKNTQTQAAKFALAAFVDETVLIAKFPLRDYWEKTPLQLEYFGEQLAGNTFFERLQKMMEEGEAYLDAIELYYVCLLLGFKGRYNIYYEEQLKGVITQVADFLRRNNRLRTVAIAPHWKVTDQPQVYREQGLPMWFKVTSAVILGLLLLIYFGTGSALTLQLNEAKKLLLR from the coding sequence ATGAGCCGAAAGCCCGCTTGGTTAGATAATAATTTAGTCAGCCTCGCAACTCCGGTGTTTGATCTGATTTTACAGGTCAAAGCCAACCTGGTGATTCCATCGGTGGAAATGCGTCAGGCGATTAATGCCATGTTGCAGCAGATGGAGCAGCAGGCAGAATCCCTCGGCTTTAAAAATACGCAAACCCAGGCAGCAAAATTTGCGTTGGCGGCTTTTGTGGATGAGACGGTGTTAATTGCGAAATTTCCCTTGCGGGATTATTGGGAAAAAACGCCGCTACAACTCGAATATTTCGGTGAACAACTGGCTGGAAATACGTTTTTCGAGCGATTGCAGAAAATGATGGAAGAGGGTGAAGCCTATCTTGATGCCATAGAGCTTTACTATGTCTGTTTGTTGCTGGGGTTCAAGGGGCGTTACAACATTTATTATGAAGAGCAACTGAAAGGGGTAATCACTCAGGTAGCGGATTTTCTGAGAAGAAATAATCGTCTGCGGACGGTTGCCATCGCCCCGCATTGGAAAGTCACAGACCAACCACAGGTCTATAGAGAGCAGGGGTTGCCGATGTGGTTCAAAGTAACCAGCGCGGTGATTTTAGGATTGCTTTTATTAATTTATTTCGGCACCGGAAGCGCCTTGACCTTACAGTTGAACGAGGCAAAAAAGCTGCTCCTCCGGTAG
- a CDS encoding polymorphic toxin type 15 domain-containing protein produces MSKKSVKSSAKRAAEKASASEPKKKLKAAVECEPEKVGNIEYVHQLKKGKVTDEEELQDQVDGQIAAMNKIIEEEGMAGLKKRIRDYRKSDEVEKAGRQYIKDNLEPAGEDEDGNPLAWLHEPDMATGGKPTDVTRKGKRRNNSILGGQANKIADSILAMPNDTTKIEAKLTILPAE; encoded by the coding sequence ATGAGTAAGAAGTCAGTCAAATCCAGCGCCAAGCGGGCTGCGGAAAAAGCCAGCGCTTCGGAACCTAAGAAGAAGCTCAAGGCTGCGGTCGAGTGCGAACCGGAAAAGGTTGGCAATATAGAGTATGTGCATCAACTCAAAAAGGGTAAGGTGACCGATGAAGAGGAGTTGCAGGATCAGGTGGATGGTCAGATTGCGGCAATGAATAAAATTATTGAAGAAGAGGGAATGGCTGGGCTTAAAAAGCGCATCCGCGATTACCGCAAAAGCGATGAGGTTGAAAAAGCGGGCAGACAATATATTAAAGATAATCTGGAACCGGCGGGCGAGGATGAAGATGGCAATCCGTTGGCCTGGCTGCACGAGCCTGATATGGCGACCGGCGGAAAGCCTACGGATGTCACGCGAAAAGGCAAACGCCGGAACAATTCGATTTTAGGCGGACAAGCAAATAAAATTGCCGATTCGATTCTGGCAATGCCTAATGATACGACCAAAATCGAAGCCAAATTGACTATTTTACCGGCTGAATAA
- a CDS encoding PAAR domain-containing protein, producing the protein MPPAARITDMHVCPMVTPGTPPVPHVGGPIIPPCCPTVLIGFLPAARITDMAICVGPPDVIAKGSTSVLIGGLPSARIGDNTMHGGVIVMGEFTVMIGG; encoded by the coding sequence ATGCCCCCTGCCGCAAGAATAACCGACATGCATGTGTGCCCGATGGTAACGCCGGGCACCCCACCGGTTCCGCACGTTGGCGGGCCGATTATTCCACCCTGCTGTCCGACCGTGTTAATCGGTTTTTTGCCAGCCGCCAGAATTACCGATATGGCGATCTGTGTCGGCCCGCCGGATGTGATTGCGAAAGGCTCAACCAGTGTTTTGATTGGCGGCTTGCCGTCGGCGAGAATCGGCGATAACACCATGCATGGCGGGGTGATTGTGATGGGCGAATTTACGGTGATGATTGGGGGATGA
- a CDS encoding DUF4123 domain-containing protein — MEKNSDKIKRQLFGIEGAKAYAVLDGASIENLLPMLFKFEPEFVCLFEGDLEPDMAEVAPYLVKLESETPFTNWLIEEGWGNHYGIFAVSFGDFKQVRQHFRKFLIVYDSTGKPMRFRYYDPRVLRKFLPTCTAAELAQLFDKLEFFLLEGEDRKVGIKFRFTNSELRPEKLALSIE; from the coding sequence ATGGAGAAGAATTCAGACAAGATTAAAAGACAGTTATTCGGCATTGAAGGCGCGAAGGCTTACGCTGTGCTTGATGGCGCGTCGATTGAAAATTTATTGCCGATGCTTTTTAAATTCGAGCCGGAATTTGTCTGCCTGTTTGAAGGCGACCTTGAACCCGATATGGCTGAAGTCGCGCCTTATTTAGTCAAACTGGAATCGGAAACGCCGTTTACCAACTGGTTGATTGAAGAAGGGTGGGGAAATCATTACGGGATTTTTGCGGTAAGCTTTGGGGATTTTAAACAAGTCCGGCAACACTTCCGCAAGTTCCTGATTGTTTATGATTCAACGGGAAAGCCCATGCGGTTCAGATATTACGACCCGCGCGTGCTGAGAAAATTTTTGCCGACCTGCACCGCCGCAGAACTCGCACAGCTTTTTGATAAACTGGAATTTTTTCTGCTTGAAGGCGAAGACCGGAAGGTCGGCATTAAATTCCGTTTTACGAATTCAGAACTGAGACCGGAAAAGCTTGCTTTAAGCATCGAGTGA
- a CDS encoding type VI secretion system tip protein VgrG, which translates to MGAYKQDFRPIQIFTPLGEDVLLLQRFDGHEGISSLFQFNLQMHSENRNITFDSIVGKKATIKITLPTGKERYINGLISRFSQGGSTMMEGGTTPKIYAHYNATLVPWLWMLTRTTDCRIFQNQSVPDIIKTIFQEYGFNDFDPRLQGTYEPREYCVQYRETSYNFVSRLMEEEGIFYFFEHQEDKHVLVMADSPGAFKPTKLHPSVSYKTIIGLDKDEDVITEMTIGKEVRPGKYTVNDFNFELPKIDLTANVSGKDARKFEVYDYPGEYRTKGEGERLAGIRMQEEETPTTVVTGSSTCRGFAPGFTFDLKDHYRRDLNKTYLIKSLYHTCDLGASYRSDIGAEDFLYVNQYEFVPHPTPYRPVRVTPIPIVHGSQTAIVVGPPGEEIYVDKYGRVKVQFHWDRFGKYNDKSSCWIRVSQNWAGKQWGAMFIPRIGQEVIVDFLEGDPDRPLITGRVYNAGSMPPYTLPDEKTKSTIKTYSYKGGGGFNELRFEDKKGSEQVFIHAEKNMDFRVKNDYLTYVGNEQHTKVKRDRLTEIGADDHLTIQTNSTQKNGGSISRHAQMNIQEKAGMKYAMDAGMEVHIKSGMTLTIETGVNLTLKVGGNFININPAGVFIQGTMVLINSGGAAGSGSGSNPETPKTPKEADTAEPGQKAELPPPKQPPKPQVYSPGAIALKKAARDGMPFCDM; encoded by the coding sequence GTGGGAGCGTATAAACAGGATTTCAGACCTATTCAAATCTTTACACCGCTTGGCGAAGATGTTTTATTGCTACAGAGGTTTGACGGACACGAAGGCATTTCGAGCCTGTTTCAGTTCAACCTGCAAATGCATTCGGAAAACCGCAATATCACTTTCGATTCCATCGTCGGCAAAAAAGCCACCATCAAAATAACCCTTCCCACCGGCAAAGAACGTTATATCAATGGACTCATCAGCCGCTTTTCTCAGGGCGGTTCCACCATGATGGAAGGCGGCACGACGCCCAAAATTTACGCCCACTATAATGCCACACTGGTGCCCTGGCTTTGGATGCTCACGCGAACCACCGATTGCCGGATTTTTCAAAATCAAAGCGTCCCGGACATTATCAAAACCATCTTTCAGGAATACGGCTTCAATGATTTTGACCCGCGTTTACAAGGCACTTATGAGCCGCGTGAATATTGCGTGCAATATCGCGAAACCTCCTACAATTTCGTATCGCGACTAATGGAAGAAGAAGGCATCTTCTACTTTTTCGAGCATCAGGAAGACAAGCATGTATTGGTGATGGCGGATTCTCCGGGGGCGTTCAAGCCTACTAAACTTCATCCGAGCGTGAGCTACAAAACCATCATCGGCTTGGATAAAGATGAAGATGTCATCACCGAAATGACCATCGGCAAAGAAGTGCGCCCCGGCAAATATACGGTCAATGATTTCAATTTTGAACTTCCGAAAATCGATTTAACCGCTAACGTATCCGGTAAAGATGCGCGCAAGTTCGAGGTCTATGATTATCCCGGCGAATACCGAACCAAAGGCGAAGGCGAACGGCTTGCAGGCATACGCATGCAGGAAGAAGAGACGCCGACCACAGTGGTGACGGGTTCGAGCACCTGTCGCGGATTTGCTCCCGGTTTTACCTTCGATTTAAAGGATCACTATCGCCGCGACCTCAATAAAACCTACTTGATTAAATCGCTCTATCACACCTGTGATTTGGGCGCGTCCTATCGCAGCGACATCGGAGCGGAAGATTTTCTCTACGTCAATCAATATGAATTTGTGCCTCATCCGACACCCTATCGCCCGGTGCGCGTCACGCCGATTCCGATTGTGCATGGTTCGCAGACTGCGATTGTCGTCGGGCCTCCCGGCGAAGAGATTTATGTCGATAAATATGGTCGCGTCAAAGTGCAGTTTCACTGGGACCGGTTCGGCAAATACAACGATAAGAGTTCCTGCTGGATTCGCGTGTCGCAGAATTGGGCAGGCAAGCAGTGGGGCGCAATGTTCATCCCGCGAATCGGGCAGGAGGTCATCGTCGATTTTCTCGAAGGCGACCCCGACCGCCCGCTAATTACCGGACGAGTTTATAATGCGGGTTCCATGCCGCCTTACACGTTGCCGGATGAAAAGACCAAAAGCACGATTAAGACTTATTCCTATAAAGGCGGCGGCGGATTTAACGAACTCCGCTTTGAAGATAAAAAGGGAAGTGAACAGGTTTTCATTCACGCCGAAAAGAATATGGATTTTCGCGTAAAGAATGATTACCTGACCTATGTTGGAAACGAACAACATACGAAAGTCAAAAGAGACCGGTTGACGGAGATTGGTGCCGATGACCACTTAACGATTCAGACCAACTCGACGCAGAAAAACGGCGGTTCGATTTCGCGCCATGCGCAGATGAACATTCAGGAAAAAGCCGGAATGAAGTATGCGATGGATGCGGGAATGGAAGTGCATATTAAATCCGGCATGACCTTAACCATTGAAACCGGCGTCAATTTGACCTTAAAAGTCGGCGGCAATTTTATCAATATCAATCCGGCGGGGGTGTTCATTCAAGGCACAATGGTTTTGATTAATAGCGGCGGAGCTGCCGGAAGCGGGTCAGGGTCAAACCCTGAAACGCCGAAAACCCCGAAAGAAGCCGACACCGCCGAACCCGGACAGAAAGCGGAACTTCCGCCACCCAAACAACCGCCGAAACCACAGGTTTACAGTCCCGGCGCGATTGCCTTAAAAAAGGCAGCCAGAGACGGTATGCCGTTTTGTGATATGTGA